One window of the Cryptomeria japonica chromosome 7, Sugi_1.0, whole genome shotgun sequence genome contains the following:
- the LOC131054118 gene encoding secreted RxLR effector protein 161-like, whose translation MEQNLKLSLDDPSTLVDPTIYRKLVGSLIYATTTRPDISFAIGVLSRFMQQPRETHWLAAKHILRYLQGTQHYGLKYSKRNQFSLVGYSDSDYAGDSTDGKSTSGYLMYLGSVVISWRSKKQFVPVASSSEAEYMATFEATREILWFRRILEDLQTPQISSIPLFIDNQFAIKMAKNSVFHDHTKHINTKFHLIWHYVKDGTIYLKYCPTAHQPADILTKALGREKIEKFREMLGLTPSV comes from the coding sequence atggagcaaaatcttAAGCTCTCTTTAGATGACCCTTCAACATTGGTTGATCCAACTATCTATAGGAAacttgttggtagtttgatttatgctacaactacccGTCCGGATATTTCTTTTGCTATTGGAGTGCTTTCAAggtttatgcaacaacctagagaaactcattggttagctGCCAAGCACATTCTTCGCTATTTGCAAGGTACTCAGCACTATGGGCTCAAATACTCCAAAAGAAACCAATTTTCTTTGGTTGGCTATTCTGATTCCGATTATGCAGGTGATTCTACAGATGGAAAATCTACATCCGGATATTTAATGTATCTTGGATCTGTTGTCATCTCTTGGAGATCTAAAAAGCAATTTGTTCCAGTTGCCTCTTCTTCCGAAGCTGAATATATGGCCACCTTTGAAGCAACTCGAGAAATCTTATGGTTTCGAAGAATTCTTGAAGACTTGCAGACACCACAAATTTCATCGATTCCACTCTTCATTGACAATCAATTtgctatcaaaatggctaaaaattCAGTATTTCATGATCACACCAAGcacatcaatacaaagtttcatttgATTTGGCATTATGTGAAAGATGGCACCATATACCTTAAATATTGCCCCACTGCACATCAAccagcagatattcttaccaaggcttTGGGCAGAGAAAAGATTGAGAAGTTCAGAGAAATGCTCGGCTTAACCCCTTCAGTTTAA
- the LOC131054119 gene encoding probable L-type lectin-domain containing receptor kinase S.7: protein MARYGGAINDSGDGISFFLAPFDFVPSAADPGEWLGLFKSETDGNSSNQILAVEFDTYKNDFDPDDNHVGIDVNSVKSQVTFSVSGLYGDAVLNNGEKWEAWVEYYGALAQLQVFLSYNPAGATPSKPENPVLWYDIDLSQFLPHNVKIGISAYTGIEIETHMVYLWSFSCQDSLGALPTTQAPIRKKKHQNFIIIIIVLVLAITITIMLIIWRSRSTRDLGNSVDKLERGVVKEESDEELDKQIARAVQTLHKFSYAELSAATDNFSENQKIGDGGFGSVYLGILAGTNQAVAVKRMDPNSKGGQGEYVSEVIKNSKLTHCNLVEVLGWCHQNGNMLLVYELLPNGSLDKYIFEDPKGPLDWDKRYAIACDVASGLVYLHHDRREAVLHKDIKAANVMLDSDFRAKLGDFGLARALESEEEELTNTKYGTVGYMAPELALTGIASRESDVFSFGALTLEIACGKRPVDNSLAQHHNRLVEWVWHLHGQNRVLDAADEKLGGEENFNDQQMKRLMLVGLWFSHPDPNERPSMKQVLNTLERGDELLLFLGIIHGRNH, encoded by the coding sequence ATGGCCAGATATGGTGGTGCCATCAATGACAGTGGAGACGGAATCTCTTTCTTCCTCGCTCCATTTGACTTTGTGCCCTCCGCCGCCGATCCGGGCGAATGGCTTGGCCTGTTCAAATCTGAAACAGATGGGAACTCATCGAATCAGATTCTTGCTGTGGAGTTCGACACATACAAGAATGATTTCGACCCCGATGATAACCATGTGGGAATCGATGTCAACAGCGTAAAATCCCAGGTAACCTTTTCAGTAAGTGGTCTTTACGGAGACGCTGTTCTCAACAATGGAGAAAAATGGGAAGCATGGGTCGAATACTATGGCGCACTGGCACAGCTTCAAGTCTTTCTTTCATACAACCCCGCCGGTGCTACTCCATCTAAACCAGAAAATCCGGTCTTGTGGTACGATATAGACCTGAGCCAGTTCCTTCCCCACAATGTCAAGATTGGTATTTCGGCATACACTGGGATCGAAATTGAGACTCACATGGTGTACCTCTGGAGTTTCTCATGTCAAGATTCATTGGGAGCCTTACCCACAACGCAAGCCCCCATTagaaaaaagaagcatcaaaattttattataATCATCATTGTTCTTGTTCTtgctattactattactattatgcTAATAATATGGCGGTCTAGAAGCACCAGAGACTTGGGCAACAGCGTGGATAAGCTGGAGCGTGGCGTTGTGAAAGAGGAGAGCGATGAGGAGCTGGACAAACAGATTGCCAGGGCTGTTCAGACCCTGCACAAATTTTCATATGCTGAGCTCAGCGCCGCTACTGACAACTTCAGTGAAAATCAAAAGATTGGAGATGGCGGCTTTGGGAGCGTGTACCTAGGCATTCTGGCTGGCACAAATCAAGCTGTGGCTGTGAAAAGAATGGATCCAAATTCAAAAGGAGGCCAGGGAGAGTACGTGTCAGAAGTGATTAAAAATTCTAAACTCACACACTGTAATCTTGTTGAGGTTTTGGGATGGTGCCACCAAAATGGGAATATGCTTCTGGTCTACGAATTACTGCCTAATGGAAGTCTCGACAAATATATATTTGAGGATCCCAAGGGACCTCTGGACTGGGATAAAAGATATGCCATAGCCTGTGACGTAGCCTCTGGTCTCGTTTATCTTCATCATGATCGCCGAGAGGCTGTTTTGCACAAAGATATCAAGGCAGCAAACGTTATGTTGGATTCAGATTTCAGAGCCAAGCTGGGAGATTTTGGTCTAGCGAGAGCGCTGGAATCTGAGGAGGAAGAGCTTACCAATACAAAATATGGTACAGTTGGGTATATGGCACCAGAGTTAGCCTTAACGGGAATCGCCAGTCGAGAATCAGATGTGTTCAGCTTTGGAGCACTCACTCTTGAAATTGCCTGTGGAAAGCGGCCAGTAGATAATAGCTTAGCTCAACATCATAACAGATTGGTCGAATGGGTTTGGCACTTGCATGGACAGAACAGAGTACTAGATGCAGCAGATGAAAAGCTTGGGGGGGAAGAAAACTTCAATGATCAGCAAATGAAGCGCCTGATGTTGGTGGGCTTGTGGTTTTCTCATCCTGATCCGAATGAGAGACCAAGTATGAAACAAGTGCTGAACACTTTGGAAAGAGGAGATGAATTGCTGCTATTCCTCGGGATTATCCACGGCCGGAACCACTGA
- the LOC131856950 gene encoding L-type lectin-domain containing receptor kinase S.4-like, with product MALCHKFSCFFLKTPAVLFHLNQSVRSCVYAWSFSYRDSSHALTAPPAPIRKKKHHNFIIISIILVIAITITIILIRWLCRSATGEVGKKTKDKLNRPSLESVDRDGEEEDSDDELDKRLARAIQSARKFSYDELCIASKNFSPEEEIGEGGFGKVYRGSLPGTNQAVAVKRMNLNSNQGQKVYESEVIINGNLTHRNLVEFLGCCHRKGEKLLVYELLPNGSLDKYIFQSPKGPLDWDKRYIIARDVAVGLVYLHLDRRENILHRDIKEDNVMLDSDFRAKLGDFGLARALKSEDEEHWHNSMPYGTFGYVVLEYATERKFSRESNVFSFGALALAIACGKRPVDKALMLESNLTHPIHMLRMHKCLQN from the exons ATGGCCCTCTGTCACAAGTTCAGCTGTTTCTTTCTCAAAACCCCGGCAGTGCTATTCCATCTAAACCAGAGCGTCCGGTCCTGTG TGTACGCCTGGAGTTTTTCTTATCGAGATTCATCGCACGCCTTAACCGCACCGCCAGCCCCCATTAGAAAAAAGAAGCatcataattttattattatcagcATTATTCTTGTTATTGCTATAACTATTACTATTATTCTTATAAGATGGCTGTGTAGGAGCGCTACCGGCGAAGTGGGAAAGAAGACCAAAGATAAACTGAATCGCCCATCATTAGAATCAGTTGATCGCGATGGTGAGGAAGAGGATAGTGATGATGAGCTGGACAAACGGCTTGCCAGGGCTATTCAGTCTGCGCGCAAGTTTTCTTATGATGAACTCTGCATCGCTTCTAAGAACTTCAGTCCAGAAGAAGAGATTGGAGAAGGGGGCTTCGGGAAAGTGTACAGAGGCAGTCTACCTGGCACAAATCAAGCTGTGGCTGTGAAAAGAATGAATCTAAATTCCAACCAAGGACAGAAAGTGTACGAGTCGGAAGTGATTATAAACGGTAATCTCACACACCGTAATCTGGTTGAGTTTTTGGGATGTTGCCACCGGAAGGGTGAAAAGCTTTTGGTATACGAGTTGCTCCCCAATGGAAGTCTCGACAAATACATATTTCAGAGTCCCAAGGGTCCTCTGGATTGGGATAAAAGATATATCATAGCCCGTGATGTAGCTGTTGGTCTTGTTTATCTCCATCTGGATCGGCGAGAGAATATTTTACATAGAGACATCAAGGAGGACAACGTGATGTTGGATTCAGATTTCAGAGCCAAGCTGGGTGATTTTGGCCTGGCGAGAGCGCTGAAATCTGAGGATGAAGAGCATTGGCATAACAGTATGCCATATGGTACATTTGGGTATGTGGTACTGGAGTACGCCACAGAGAGAAAGTTCAGTCGAGAATCAAACGTGTTCAGCTTTGGAGCACTCGCCCTTGCAATTGCCTGTGGAAAGCGGCCCGTAGACAAGGCCTTAATGTTGGAGTCTAATCTCACCCACCCCATCCACATGCTCCGTATGCACAAATGTTTACAGAATTAG
- the LOC131054120 gene encoding L-type lectin-domain containing receptor kinase IX.2-like has product MANIHVLQVTRFLFCLFITCSAFCYVLFAGALSFDFLPRTAIHISEDASIYTAYQESTQRRHDMEPWLALASFSTNFQFSIARFDGNVGGDGLAFFVAPFHFVPSDAYAGKWLGLFKSETDGNSSNQIVAVEFDTFKNDWDPDDNHVGIDVNSIKSEETFSIKDGALYSGVKWEAWVDYNGTLAQLQVILSQSPNNASPSKPESPVLVYDIDLSWYLPQNVMVGLSASTGVFIETHELHFWKFSCQFSWDSLTPSPAPISYPNQTAQISNPNQTEMESPSSSHSGLKIISIVIGIVCAMVIIVFFVWKRRISARRGERCELGSIGEEKESDEELDKRLERAVQSARKFSYAELRAATNSFSANQEIGHGGFGSVYRGTLCGTNEVVAVKRMNANSAEGKKQYASEVIMNGNLTHRNLVQLLGWCHRKEDRLLVYELLPNGSLDNYLFDNPKGDLEWDKRYIIALDIASGLVYLHQDRRDSVLHRDIKAGNVMLDSEFRAKLGDFGLARALKSEEDYYTTNPAGTIGYMAPELVVTGKASPESDVFSFGALALEIACGKRPLNNSLDEHNYRLVEWVWHLHGEQNSRCSR; this is encoded by the exons ATGGCCAACATTCATGTACTACAGGTGACAAGATTCCTTTTCTGCTTGTTTATTACTTGTTCTGCTTTCTGTTACGTGTTATTTGCCGGAGCACTTAGTTTTGATTTTCTTCCCCGAACGGCTATCCATATTTCTGAAGATGCTTCCATTTATACAGCTTACCAAGAGTCAACTCAACGACGACATGACATGGAACCGTGGCTGG CTTTGGCAAGTTTCTCCACGAATTTCCAGTTCAGTATTGCCAGATTTGATGGTAATGTCGGCGGAGACGGACTCGCTTTCTTCGTCGCTCCGTTCCACTTTGTACCGTCCGATGCTTATGCGGGCAAATGGCTTGGGTTGTTCAAATCTGAAACAGATGGGAACTCATCGAATCAGATTGTTGCTGTGGAGTTCGACACATTCAAGAATGACTGGGATCCCGATGACAACCATGTGGGAATCGATGTCAACAGCATTAAATCCGAGGAAACATTTTCAATTAAAGATGGTGCTCTCTACAGCGGAGTAAAATGGGAAGCGTGGGTGGATTACAATGGTACATTGGCACAGCTTCAAGTAATTCTTTCACAGAGCCCAAACAATGCTAGTCCATCTAAACCGGAAAGTCCGGTGTTGGTGTATGATATAGACCTGAGCTGGTACCTTCCCCAGAACGTCATGGTTGGCCTTTCGGCCTCCACGGGGGTCTTTATTGAGACTCACGAATTACACTTTTGGAAATTTTCATGTCAATTTTCATGGGACAGTTTAACCCCAAGCCCAGCCCCAATATCTTACCCAAACCAAACAGCCCAAATATCGAACCCAAACCAAACAGAAATGGAAAGCCCAAGCTCTAGCCATTCTGGGTTGAAAATTATTTCTATTGTTATTGGTATTGTTTGTGCTATGGTTATTATTGTTTTCTTTGTATGGAAACGCCGTATAAGTGCTAGAAGAGGCGAGCGTTGCGAACTCGGGAGCATTGGTGAGGAAAAGGAGAGCGATGAGGAGCTGGACAAAAGGCTTGAAAGGGCTGTTCAGTCTGCGCGGAAGTTTTCATATGCTGAGCTCAGGGCCGCTACTAACAGCTTCAGTGCAAACCAAGAGATTGGACATGGTGGCTTCGGAAGCGTTTACAGAGGCACTCTGTGTGGCACAAATGAAGTTGTAGCTGTGAAAAGGATGAATGCAAATTCCGCTGAAGGAAAGAAACAGTACGCGTCAGAAGTGATTATGAACGGTAATCTCACACACCGTAATCTCGTTCAGCTTTTGGGATGGTGCCACCGAAAGGAGGATAGGCTTCTCGTCTATGAATTACTCCCAAATGGAAGTCTGGATAATTATCTTTTTGACAATCCGAAGGGTGATCTGGAATGGGATAAAAGATATATCATAGCCCTTGACATAGCTTCTGGTCTCGTTTATCTTCATCAGGATCGCCGGGACAGTGTTTTGCACAGGGATATCAAGGCAGGCAACGTGATGTTGGATTCAGAATTCAGAGCAAAGCTGGGGGATTTTGGTCTAGCGAGAGCGCTGAAATCTGAGGAAGATTATTATACCACTAATCCAGCTGGTACAATTGGGTATATGGCACCGGAGTTAGTCGTAACGGGAAAAGCCAGTCCAGAATCAGACGTGTTCAGCTTTGGAGCACTCGCCCTTGAAATTGCATGTGGAAAGCGGCCGTTGAACAATAGCTTAGATGAACATAATTACAGACTGGTAGAATGGGTTTGGCACTTGCATGGAGAACAGAATAGTAGATGCAGTAGATGA